One segment of Cydia amplana chromosome 16, ilCydAmpl1.1, whole genome shotgun sequence DNA contains the following:
- the LOC134655187 gene encoding uncharacterized protein LOC134655187, with product MGRNRDRFAQQPQILEGCAGAGAAYEATAAMKNVAIILCVAIASHMAVASPVPEPDPGHKTHIRIHVPYDVHTIHHHHVEKVPIFHEVPVIKEVPVLKEVIKTVPVVNTVHVPIVETVAVEKPVFVPVPYKHHGWH from the exons ATGGGCAGGAACCGTGACAGGTTTGCACAACAACCGCAGATATTAGAAGGATGCGCGGGCGCAGGCGCCGCATACGAAGCTACCGCCGCCATGAAGAACGTCGCT ATAATCCTTTGCGTAGCTATCGCCAGCCATATGGCGGTCGCTTCACCTGTACCTGAACCTGATCCCGGTCACAAAAcaca CATCAGAATCCACGTACCGTACGACGTTCACACAATCCACCACCACCACGTAGAGAAAGTGCCGATTTTCCACGAGGTACCAGTTATCAAAGAAGTACCGGTGTTGAAGGAGGTCATTAAAACTGTACCAGTTGTAAATACAGTCCACGTCCCGATCGTCGAGACGGTGGCAGTCGAGAAACCGGTGTTTGTACCAGTACCATATAAGCATCATGGATGGCATTGA